The Stomoxys calcitrans chromosome 3, idStoCalc2.1, whole genome shotgun sequence genome includes a region encoding these proteins:
- the LOC106083882 gene encoding uncharacterized protein LOC106083882 has protein sequence MFKTPLGRLAISCLLFTFCVIKLSQCGVINTPVISDDAKEDFEREARLETEEFLNNIFTAQIEFFNKLKQSLKSDTKRYKDFELLVERLELTKQEKELEKKDVMYWETFQQFNKSPLLLNEPTETGMSDEEYQKALTDNGFKELLKNFFADVAVYFWKMAKASGKVVETAMDEYLEQMQKSKSLI, from the exons ATGTTCAAAACACCATTGGGGCGATTGGCAATAAGTTGTCTTCTATTTACCTTTTGTGTGATAAAA CTAAGCCAATGTGGAGTGATAAATACCCCAGTTATCAGTGACGATGCCAAAGAGGATTTCGAACGTGAGGCCCGTCTCGAAACCGAAGAGTTTTTGAATAACATATTTACAGCCCAAATCGAGTTCTTCAATAAACTAAAACAATCCTTGAAGTCAGACACAAAACGTTACAAAGATTTCGAATTGCTTGTGGAGAGGCTGGAATTGACCAAACAGGAGAAAGAGCTGGAGAAAAAGGATGTTATGTACTGGGAAACTTTTCAACAG TTCAATAAGTCACCTTTGCTTCTTAACGAACCTACGGAAACGGGCATGAGTGATGAGGAATATCAAAAGGCTTTGACTGATAATGGTTTTAAAGAACTAttgaaaaacttctttgctgatGTGGCAGtgtatttttggaaaatggCCAAAGCCAGTGGTAAAGTAGTTGAAACCGCCATGGATGAATATCTAGAGCAAATGCAAAAATCCAAGAGTCTGATTTAG